The genomic segment cacacacacacacacacacacacacacacacacacacacacacacacacacaaccacacacagtgcacagtAACCCACCCAATTAAGTGGAGCGAGGAACACCTGTGCTGGTCAGGAGGGCTCTGCAGAAGAGTTCATTAcgccacacacacgcagagtAATGGTTTCAcccctgactgtgtgtgtgtgtgcacaaaatAAGTCGACATCGCAGGGACAGATTTTCACCAAGCTTGGTGGGCACATTACATGAAGGGTATTTCCAGATGAGACATTTTTTGTGCTGATCGGATTAAAGTCAAAGATCAAGATCGTTAAACatatggataaaaaaaacacaaaacaaatcgTTCGAAGCATCTCCTCAAATATAAGTGCTGTAGAGATGACGTAAACTTGTATAGATAGAAAAATaatagttgtgttgtgttgtcaggacacaacacacacacacacaggtacatgCTGTTCTACTGTGCTCGGTGATGGCCTCTCAACTCTGCACAGCTGTCTCTGCTCTTCAGTCAGTCCAGCTTGTCACGACGGAAATAGTAACACTGATCCCTGACATGAAGTCCTGCTTCAGGACACTGCTGAACTGttaatgagagagacagaacaaGACAAAAGGACGAGGGGGAAACATAATGAATCAAAGGCAGCGGTGAAAGGAGGTCGTGCACATGTCTGATCCACATCTTGTTCCCTCTCTTTGAGCAGCTCTGTCCCGGGGTGGTGAAGTCCTGACACAACTGGATGTAATGTTTCTGCTAGGAGTTCAATCTCAGACCTGGAGATGACGAGGCTGAGATGAGGaatattgaaaaagaaaagagagagagagagagagagagacagagagagagagagagagagcgagagagagagagagagagagagtgtgtgtcgcCAAAATTGTTGCCGTTCATCTTGAGGGGAACATGAATCTAATTTATTCATCCAGCAATTGTTGAGATATTTTCCTGAAGACTATAAATGTCAAAGAGACGATGTTACTACAGGAAAAGTCATGTGAACATCAAAGTGAATAGGactcatcctctggggaccatgactGTCTCCTCAGAACGTCATGGCAGCGCGGTGTCGATATATTGGACCAGATCAAAATGACAGTTGTGTTTTCGAACTCACCTCTTTCTTCTCCCTGTGATGGTCCTGTGGACACTTTGTGAATCTCTGTGTGATTTTATTGCTGCTGTTTCTGGAATAATTGAGTTTATATGAGCTCCCTCGCGGCTGTAAGATAATGATCATTTTACTACGTGAATATCGTCTggtttcttcttcacatcatTTTACAGATTTGTGTCTCCTATGTTTATGTTGCCACTTCCCCTTTGCCTATTGAGACATTAATAAGTTATAAGACGACTAATTCATGTGATATAAGTCATGAAGACAGATAATGGTTGTAAATTGAGGCTATTTGGCTTTTATCAAGAGAGACAGTATTAATGacaacacatacatacaaatataaactAATTTGAGGAAGGAATGgagtcattcattcattcgGTGTTTTATCTTGATTAATTCCATTAGAGTTaatgagtgtttgtttttctaaaaattAAATTGTAGCTAAGGCAAAGATTTCACAAAAAGCAGCACAATATACCATTATTATCAGCATTTGGTCACTTTTGTTCACTATGTTTTCTGACAAATGATAAATGACTAAAACGACCACTTTgcctttttctttcatattcCTGTGTAGGATTAATCGACCTTAGCACATGAGCCGTTCCAGTTACCTCCAGGAGGTACGTTTTCACCCCTCTCACTTTATTTGATGGTTGAGTTGTTTGTCAGGATTCAACAAAACTACTTAACAGATTCCCATGAAACTTAATGGAAGGAATGTGTCACAGAGAAAGCAAGAACATAATAAGTTTTGATCTGCACTAACGGATAAATCAaggattttcctttttcattttcttaaaaATTGCTGGATAGgttgtttttcttccattttcaccaatttcacagagaataatACATGAAtcctgaggaaaaaaagaaaagaggcatATTTAAGAGACAGATTTTTGTGCagtttgatgcagatccaaaagTAAATATTTTGATCTAGAggatttaaatgtgctttaatCAAGGGACTGCTGggtcttggtggagggatgtgctCTATTGGGTAACATTTTAGTTTTGAGACTGTGCTTATTTGTAACAGCAGTAAACGTTAAAATGTGCCAAGTTGTTATAgcttatttcaacatttctctTGGTACTTACTCTAAGTTGTAAGGAATATTAGTTAATTCATCATGACGTAGTACATAATGTTCACTTCTATACCTGATTCACATTGCAgagtaaaatcatttttttctcgTCTATCAAGAGTCTTATGTTAACAAAAGAGGTTTCTCTTTGAGTGtgggggtgtttgtgtgtgtgtgggggtgtgtgtgtgtgtttgtggggggggggggtgtttggtGATAGATCAAGCACATACAGTCCCAgtggtgtttgttttaaatgagcGAGTATCCTCACAAGCACATTAACAGGCAGAGCTGCCAAAGACCGTTGGCCCAGCAGGAAATATATTTCACAATTATGGACTTTTGTGCTTTTTCTATTACATGACCCTCACCGGACTGGAGAGAGAGcactttatcttttttattgccaattaTAGTTGTCCAAAAGCACACTGAGCTGAAATAAAGAGAGGACAATCAGCCGGACGGAGGAATAGAGTGAGACTTGCAGAAAAAGAGGCAGACTGGCAGGTATACATGCTCAGACTGCGAGAGCGGGACAACACGGATGGCTGACAGACAGTGTTTACTCTCACTGTGAGTGTGATGTTATCACAGATGGAGGCCAAAAAATCCAATAAGCATCAGAAGAGCAGTTAGACTCCTCACACTCTCAGCGCTGCACCGGGTCCCTGGGAGCCTGATTAGGTACAAAACAGTCCACAGCATGGTCGCTGTCAATtcaggttttctttttaaatcctcTGGTGGAGCTTGTAGAGTTTAGACTCTGAATAACAGGAGGTTACCGACCTGCTGCAGAACCATTGGACCAGAATTTAGCTTCATTTACTTTTCTCAAATTATAAAGCGTTTGCAGAGAGTTTAATCAAACAGATTCTCCCTTTGTCTCACAGTGTCACATACTCACACAAACTCATTCATAAGCTTTATTTATCGATGGCTATTGTGGCATAGAGAGGACATCAATAGGTAAAATGTGTTTCAGAGACAAATGACCAACCCTAACCTTAGTGGATGGGTcatagaccaaactaaaaagtcaaagtacgtGTTAAATAAAATTCCTGAAAGaggatttctgtcatttaagggtAGTTCTCATTAAACTGATAAATGTTTAAGTGTTAAATTCTTCTGGCAAGTGTGGTTTTCATAAGGTACTTCAGGATGTGTGTAAATTAGGCTGGAAAGTCACAATTGACAGCTGATACTGACTAATGATTGGGTCAAGTGAGAGTTTGATACCGGGGGCTTCATCCCACGATCGCTGGCTCcaaaatgtgcaagatggtggTGTCTGGGATATAGCGTCATCCATCTATATTTACAGTCTTTGATCTGACTGTTGAAAGACTCAAAACACCCGATGTCGGACGAAGATGATACAAGTTAAAGATGTTTGCAAAAATCTTCATCAGCAAAGTTGAATATAATCACAGCTTTATTTTCCTTCATTATGTGTGGTACAGGAGTAAATGTACACACTTCTGATCTTTGCCACATGAACACATAAAACCTCTGTGGCCGTGTCGGAGGACAGGCCTGTCCCCTCCAGGTGTTGTCTCCTCTGTGAACCCCTGCAGACGCTTTGggttttttccctctctcctctgtggtttGCAGTGTCCTTGTTAACGCTCTCGCTTTGTCTCTTTTTATGGGCGGAACTCCTCCGCTCCCTAAAGGCTTTtggtgtctcctctctctcccgaGCAGCAATATTTCTCCttgaaattaaatttgtttccgcccggttgATTTATCGAGCCACGTCCCTTTGCCTGCAACACTGCTGCAGTGTTAAACAAATGTCCTCAGAGAAATGCAGCGCTACACCCACCAGCCCACcctggaaaaaaatataaaatcagtgttttctgaacaacagaggagagaaatcaatcccttgttttcttctgtgtggTAGATTTCAGTTTGTTGCGTTAGTCACTGTCATTGTCAACCTGCCACATATAACATTGCATAATTCCAGTGGCAGATTCACCCTTTGGCTCATTTTGGAGTGGAGCACAGATTCTGGGAATGACAGATTTTGGGCAGCTGTGGAGAGCTCAGGGCCGAgggcgggtcgtccactaatcgGACggttggcagttcgatcccctgctcctccagtcATCATGGGGAAATGACCTCAGGCAACCTAAATTGCTCCTGACTGCTGTCCTGGCAGTGTCTCTTAGCGCTGTGTAAATGtggcttgtactgtaaagcactttgagtgggaAATAAGCCTGGAAAAgaactatataaatacagtccatttaccgTCCACCTTTACAGGGGCCTCATACATGACATTATGTGAGAATGAGATGCTCGACAGATCAAAAACTTTCTAAACAATACTTGGAAAACCCTTCAACTTTCtgacattaattaaaaaaagactgGACGGGTGACAGAGTTGTGACAGAGAAGCATCTgcctgttattttttttttaataaaataccaAACTCTGAATCAGTACAGACGCTCTGACGATAAGAATTTGTGGCGATGTGCAAACACAAATTTTCTCTCCCTGAAACATAGTCAGAGATAAACAACGGCACAGTCCTCCTCTGCTTTAATTAGTTTTGGTTTGAATAATAAAACCTCGTGAAGTACAAGAGCTGACAGTGGCTGCGGGAATAAGCTgccaagaaaaaaataataaatgggacatgtcaaaaaaaacaacaacaagttgACAGTTTTTTGGAGCCACAGAGTGGgcatctggtgtgtgtgtgtgtgtgttgtggtgtagAGGTGATATTGTTGCAGCTGCTCTGCTAACGGAGAGAATACAAATAACCCTCAACAACGCACTACACCGATAAATGCTGAATCGCAATTTTTAGGCCTCCATCTTTGCCAAAGAACTTTGCTCATTCAACGGTAAATAACGCCGGACTGGCAAATGTTTGTTTATCTAATCTGATCCGGCGGCTTATCAATGGTTTGGCTTCACAATATTGCACCATTGGGTTTTTCCAAATTTTGTCAGAGAGGAGGCCGATCTGTCTGGCAGATTTGTGCAATCTGTACTTTACGTTCTCTTCCCTTTGTACACAAACCGCTCTATAAAACACccagagggcagagagagagagagagagaaagagaatctgTGATGTCCTGCAGGTCGACAGCCATAATGAGCCTCATCAAATCCAAAGGTAAACCACTTACAAAGTGTGCAGaagggatgtgtgtgtatgttgggtcTGTTTTCCTGTGCGCTAATGTCATATCTTTTTACCTTCTGCTTTCCGTCTAAAAAGGTGCCCTGGGAATCAGAGGCCGCGTCCTGCTCTCTGTTTTCATGGGCCTGTTGGTGTGCGTCGCCGTCTCTCAGGCCGCAGACgctccagaggaggagctggtcgAGCTGAAGCTGAGATTCGACTCTCTGAAGAATCGCTACAGACTCCTGTGTGAACAGTATTCCGACCTGGCGACCAACTGCTCAGCACCAGGTAGTGTGCTCTCCTCTTCCAGGCTCCAGCAGATGGTGATAGTCAGTTAAGCTTTATTTTAGACTCAAAGGTCCATGTCTGtctgaaatatgaaatgatatATGGGACAACAGGCAACACAATCATCGCACTTTATGAGTCCACATGGATTAAAAGCAGCTTGATAAGCTTGAGCAAATTATTGAATGCATAATTTTATGCCACCTGAAGCTTTTTTAGTTTGAGTTTTTTAGGCTCTCAAAGGTTTAACCTCCTTTGTGCCCACATACACAATCATTTGTTAATACACTTTGTTCTGAGGTTGCACGTGTTCTGCCTCtttctgttaaattaaatttgtctttgtttgataatttcctttttctctctcctcaaaGGGCTCGACTGCACCGAGTGTCCTGCCGGGTGGTTTCAGGTGGCGGATCAGTGCTTCCAAATCAGCCCTGACACTGACAGGCAGGGCTGGCTTACCAGTGCACATATCTGTGCATTAAAAGGCGGACATCTTGCCATTTTGACCACAATGGAGCAGCACgtacgtgtgtttgtgaactGTTTATGCTTTTCTTTGGCATTTCAATGTATTTGTTCTCCAAAAGGTTTTAAATTTGAGTGGAACACCTTTCAGGACGCTGTGGAAAAAGAAAGCATGAGGTTCGGAGGGTTCTACACAAACTACTGGATTGGACTGACTGACtctgagaaagagggagaatgGAAATGGGTCGACAACTCAACACTTAATAACCCGTAAGTTTGAAATGATTCAAATGCTGTTTCTACACGAACAAGCAGCTGAGTTATGGGTTTAATGACTCATAACGTTCCAAGCAGCTGCAacatctgcagagagagagagagctgtagGAGTTATAGTCTTATGATGAAAGCCTTGGTTTAGGTATCACACACTTTAAAAGACATCATATATTCCACAGGTTTATATACGGTATTATACGGTTGCCTACAACTGCAGGGCAATAattctatcttttttctttcttcccaaTTTGAAGATTTTGGGACATCTTGAAATCAGAGCCAGACAACCACCAGTCCGGGGGGCCGGAGGGCGAGGACTGTGCTGTGGTGGACAGCCGCTCTCAGAAGTGGTACGATGTTCCCTGCTCCTTCACGTATCCTCGGATCTGTCAGATGGCTACAACCCCACTCCACTGAcaccaggctccac from the Limanda limanda chromosome 11, fLimLim1.1, whole genome shotgun sequence genome contains:
- the LOC133013727 gene encoding C-type lectin domain family 4 member D-like, which encodes MSCRSTAIMSLIKSKGALGIRGRVLLSVFMGLLVCVAVSQAADAPEEELVELKLRFDSLKNRYRLLCEQYSDLATNCSAPGLDCTECPAGWFQVADQCFQISPDTDRQGWLTSAHICALKGGHLAILTTMEQHDAVEKESMRFGGFYTNYWIGLTDSEKEGEWKWVDNSTLNNPFWDILKSEPDNHQSGGPEGEDCAVVDSRSQKWYDVPCSFTYPRICQMATTPLH